In Tepidimicrobium xylanilyticum, a single window of DNA contains:
- a CDS encoding response regulator: MRVLVVDDSIVFRQLLTLGISSGSEIEVVATAKDPFDTRDKILQSEPDVMTCDVEMPKMN; encoded by the coding sequence ATAAGAGTTTTAGTAGTTGACGACAGTATTGTATTTCGACAATTGTTAACACTGGGAATCTCATCGGGAAGCGAAATAGAAGTCGTAGCTACAGCAAAAGATCCTTTTGATACAAGGGACAAAATACTACAGTCCGAGCCTGATGTTATGACCTGTGATGTAGAAATGCCAAAGATGAAC